A region from the Vibrio sp. SS-MA-C1-2 genome encodes:
- a CDS encoding rhodanese-like domain-containing protein has product MQEYITFFTANPILSLAWVGIFVAILVTYVKQKSATYTIVSPAETTRLLNREEGVIVDIRSRDEYRQGHIACAHHILPSDIKNNTFGELEKHKNTPIIVVCKTGQTSIANADELTKAGFTSVSVLKDGLISWNEASMPLVRSKKKK; this is encoded by the coding sequence ATGCAAGAATATATTACCTTTTTTACCGCTAACCCTATCTTATCGCTAGCTTGGGTGGGTATCTTTGTTGCGATTCTCGTGACATATGTTAAACAAAAATCAGCAACGTATACGATTGTTTCTCCAGCAGAAACAACACGTCTTCTTAACCGTGAAGAAGGTGTAATTGTTGATATTCGTTCTCGTGATGAGTATCGTCAAGGGCATATTGCTTGCGCTCACCACATTTTGCCAAGTGATATTAAAAACAATACATTTGGTGAGCTTGAAAAGCATAAAAATACCCCAATTATAGTGGTATGTAAAACAGGCCAGACATCGATTGCTAATGCCGATGAGCTAACTAAAGCGGGTTTCACCTCGGTTTCTGTTTTAAAAGACGGTTTAATTTCTTGGAATGAAGCGAGCATGCCGCTTGTTCGTAGCAAGAAGAAGAAATAA
- the gpmM gene encoding 2,3-bisphosphoglycerate-independent phosphoglycerate mutase — protein MSTAKKTLALVILDGWGYRPDLQSNAIANAKTPVMDGLWENEAHTLISASGLDVGLPDGQMGNSEVGHVNIGAGRVVYQELTRITKSIADGDFFENEVLTTAVDKAVSADKAVHIMGLLSPGGVHSHENHIAAAVELAAKRGATKLYLHCFLDGRDTPPRSALASLERFDALFKELGQGRTASLIGRYFAMDRDNNWDRVQKSYELLTEAKGTFTYENAPAALEAAYARDENDEFVQASVVCAEGQESAAIEDGDAVIFMNFRADRAREITRTFMSDFDGFTRAKTPVLADFVMLTEYAADIDTAIAFPSSTLSNTLGDWLSQQGKTQLRISETEKYAHVTFFFNGGIENIFPGEERELINSPKVATYDLQPEMSSPELTEKLVAAIKSNKFDMIICNYPNGDMVGHTGVYDAAVKACEAVDTCIGQVVEAIRSVNGELLITADHGNAEVMVDAETGVAHTAHTNLPVPLIYVGDKQGELVSGGKLSDLAPTMLTLAGMEIPAEMTGKSLFNLK, from the coding sequence ATGTCTACTGCTAAAAAAACACTAGCACTTGTTATTCTTGATGGTTGGGGTTACCGCCCAGACCTGCAATCTAACGCAATCGCAAATGCGAAGACTCCTGTTATGGATGGTTTGTGGGAAAATGAAGCGCACACCCTAATCTCAGCATCTGGTCTAGATGTAGGTCTACCTGATGGTCAAATGGGTAACTCTGAAGTTGGACACGTAAACATAGGCGCTGGTCGCGTTGTTTACCAAGAGCTTACTCGCATTACAAAATCAATTGCTGATGGTGATTTCTTCGAGAACGAAGTATTAACCACCGCCGTTGATAAAGCAGTTTCTGCTGATAAAGCTGTACACATCATGGGTCTCCTATCTCCAGGTGGCGTTCACAGTCACGAAAATCACATTGCAGCAGCGGTTGAGCTTGCAGCAAAACGTGGTGCAACAAAACTTTACCTTCACTGCTTCTTAGATGGTCGTGATACACCACCACGTAGCGCATTAGCTTCTCTTGAGCGTTTCGATGCACTATTCAAAGAACTGGGTCAAGGTCGCACCGCTTCTTTAATTGGTCGTTACTTTGCAATGGATCGTGATAATAACTGGGATCGTGTACAGAAATCTTACGAGTTATTAACGGAAGCAAAAGGCACATTCACTTATGAGAATGCCCCTGCAGCATTAGAAGCCGCTTATGCTCGTGATGAAAATGATGAGTTTGTGCAAGCATCTGTTGTTTGTGCAGAAGGCCAAGAGTCAGCAGCTATTGAAGACGGTGACGCTGTTATCTTCATGAATTTCCGTGCTGACCGAGCTCGCGAAATTACTCGTACATTTATGTCTGATTTTGATGGCTTTACTCGTGCAAAAACACCGGTGCTGGCTGACTTCGTGATGTTGACTGAGTATGCTGCAGATATCGATACCGCTATCGCATTCCCATCATCAACGTTGAGCAATACATTAGGTGATTGGTTATCTCAACAAGGAAAAACTCAATTACGTATTTCTGAAACAGAGAAGTATGCTCACGTGACGTTCTTCTTCAATGGTGGCATTGAGAATATCTTCCCAGGTGAAGAGCGTGAATTAATCAACTCACCAAAAGTTGCGACTTACGATCTACAGCCTGAAATGAGTTCACCTGAGTTAACTGAAAAACTGGTTGCAGCAATCAAGAGCAACAAATTCGACATGATCATCTGTAACTATCCAAATGGCGATATGGTTGGTCATACGGGTGTTTATGATGCAGCAGTCAAAGCTTGTGAAGCAGTTGATACCTGTATTGGCCAAGTTGTTGAAGCAATTCGCTCTGTTAACGGTGAGCTGCTGATCACTGCCGACCACGGTAACGCAGAAGTGATGGTTGATGCTGAGACAGGTGTCGCACATACGGCACACACAAATCTTCCTGTTCCACTAATCTATGTTGGTGATAAACAAGGAGAATTAGTATCAGGTGGTAAGTTATCTGACTTAGCTCCAACCATGTTAACTTTAGCGGGTATGGAAATTCCTGCTGAGATGACTGGTAAGTCGCTGTTCAATCTGAAATAA
- a CDS encoding peptidoglycan DD-metalloendopeptidase family protein, whose translation MISRFTPTFHAGAFCTGVFLCLLTAPSFANKQLDGMKQEIERQQQQINVEERKYSDLRKDLKSQEIKISTVAKDLHKQQQQVSEINTHINKLTDKRSELNQEVIAQKELLKQLIDAQYRQGKSDGLQRWLGSTPADQVDRLAIYAEALSQARIDALISYQKLTQELERKQAELSDNRAKQERLLTKQQKEKRKLEFEQAKRKRTLGEITKRVKQNKSYLSELKQSELALKKEMEKIAKLAAQAPVSMKGLSNQRRKLPWPVKGRVIHNYGEKQSSELRWKGVVIASSSGTSVKAIAPGKVVFADWLRGYGLMLVIDHGKGDMSLYGYNQTLLKKAGDTVQRGENVALVGNSGGQSQSALYFEIRRKGKTTNPKSWLK comes from the coding sequence ATGATTTCAAGATTCACCCCTACATTTCACGCCGGTGCTTTTTGCACTGGCGTTTTTCTGTGTCTGTTAACCGCACCGAGCTTTGCCAATAAACAGCTCGATGGCATGAAGCAAGAGATTGAACGCCAACAGCAACAGATCAATGTAGAGGAACGGAAATATTCAGATCTTAGGAAAGATCTAAAATCTCAAGAAATCAAAATCTCGACGGTTGCTAAAGACCTTCATAAACAACAACAACAAGTCTCCGAAATTAACACCCATATCAATAAGCTTACCGATAAAAGATCCGAACTTAACCAAGAAGTCATTGCGCAAAAAGAGCTATTAAAGCAACTTATTGATGCACAATACCGCCAAGGAAAAAGTGATGGACTGCAACGCTGGTTAGGATCAACACCAGCTGATCAAGTTGACCGATTAGCGATCTATGCAGAAGCACTAAGCCAAGCCCGCATTGATGCATTAATCTCCTACCAAAAATTGACGCAAGAGTTAGAACGTAAACAAGCAGAACTCAGTGATAATCGCGCGAAACAAGAACGTTTATTAACCAAACAACAGAAAGAAAAACGTAAGCTTGAATTTGAACAGGCAAAACGTAAACGTACATTAGGTGAAATCACTAAACGCGTTAAACAGAATAAAAGCTACCTTTCAGAGCTAAAACAGAGTGAATTAGCCCTAAAGAAAGAGATGGAAAAAATCGCAAAACTTGCTGCACAAGCACCGGTTTCGATGAAAGGGTTGAGCAATCAAAGACGTAAATTACCTTGGCCTGTAAAAGGCCGTGTTATTCATAACTATGGTGAAAAGCAGTCTTCAGAGCTACGCTGGAAAGGGGTAGTCATTGCAAGCAGTTCAGGAACCTCAGTGAAAGCCATTGCGCCAGGCAAAGTCGTCTTTGCTGATTGGCTCAGAGGTTATGGTTTAATGCTGGTGATCGACCATGGTAAAGGCGATATGAGCCTATATGGTTATAATCAAACATTACTAAAAAAAGCAGGAGATACGGTTCAACGTGGGGAGAACGTGGCATTAGTCGGTAATAGTGGTGGTCAATCTCAATCAGCGCTCTATTTTGAAATCCGCCGCAAAGGAAAAACCACCAACCCTAAATCTTGGTTAAAATAA
- a CDS encoding TetR/AcrR family transcriptional regulator — MKTKDRIVQVALDLFNERGERNVTTNHIAASLEMSPGNLYYHFRNKEQIIYAIFNNYAHDLQTHFVPQSNPDETIDGLANYVDAIFLIMWRYRFFYANLPDILSRDKQLKADYLSAQQHLHNNLICLLMSLQQVGFLTLDEGEILTLTNTLKIVASSWVSYQIAHSPTARITEQVINQGVLQILSIVKPITSMKGREKINELEGRYK, encoded by the coding sequence ATGAAAACAAAAGATCGTATAGTGCAAGTCGCTTTAGACCTGTTTAATGAGCGCGGTGAACGTAATGTTACTACTAATCATATTGCTGCTAGTTTAGAGATGAGCCCTGGAAACCTCTATTATCACTTCCGTAATAAAGAGCAAATTATCTATGCGATTTTTAATAATTATGCACATGACTTGCAGACTCACTTTGTCCCTCAATCCAATCCTGATGAGACCATTGATGGTTTAGCGAATTACGTTGATGCGATCTTTTTAATCATGTGGCGTTACCGCTTTTTCTACGCCAACTTACCCGACATTTTAAGTCGTGATAAGCAATTGAAAGCGGATTATTTAAGCGCTCAACAACATCTACATAATAATTTGATCTGCCTGCTGATGTCGTTACAACAGGTGGGGTTTTTAACCTTAGATGAAGGTGAAATCCTAACCTTAACGAATACATTAAAGATTGTCGCATCGAGTTGGGTAAGCTATCAAATTGCACACTCACCAACAGCTCGAATTACTGAGCAGGTGATTAATCAAGGTGTGTTACAGATTTTGTCGATCGTGAAGCCGATTACATCAATGAAAGGGCGTGAAAAGATTAATGAGTTGGAGGGGCGTTACAAATAG
- the waaA gene encoding lipid IV(A) 3-deoxy-D-manno-octulosonic acid transferase, producing the protein MLFRWIYTFLISLVAPILLYSLYKKRPGKPTFGTRWKEHFGLTPKLTDQSENPPIWIHAVSVGESLAAIPLIKALKQANPNQTIVVTTTTSTGAEQIARLGDLVEHRYMPIDLPFCINGFLKKIKPQKLLIIETELWPNTLHYVHKQQIPIAIINARLSQKSADNYQKIHSLFRQITRNIDHLLCLHKEDEDRFLRLGVPQNKLTVTGSIKFDIDISEEVMKSGHILRQQLGAERPVWVAASTHEGEDKQVLSAFKTILQQHSHALLILIPRHPERFNDVFQLSVEYGFNTVRRTIENSPEQLKQSQVYLGDTMGEMLKLIAAADITFMAGSLIGEKVGGHNMLEPAALAKPIITGPSFFNFKDITQQLQTAGALMVINDSQQLATEISSLFKHPERQNSMGVAGLSVVNKNQGAVAKTITAIQQLQVTTK; encoded by the coding sequence ATGTTATTTCGTTGGATATATACATTTCTTATATCTCTTGTTGCCCCAATACTGCTTTATAGCCTTTATAAAAAACGACCAGGAAAACCTACGTTTGGTACGCGTTGGAAAGAGCACTTTGGCTTGACTCCAAAGTTAACAGATCAGAGTGAAAATCCACCAATCTGGATTCACGCAGTTTCAGTTGGTGAGTCTTTGGCGGCGATTCCATTAATTAAAGCCTTAAAGCAAGCAAATCCAAATCAAACCATTGTGGTAACCACCACCACCAGTACCGGAGCTGAGCAAATAGCACGTTTAGGTGATCTGGTTGAACATCGTTATATGCCCATCGATCTTCCTTTTTGCATCAATGGATTTCTTAAAAAAATAAAACCTCAAAAACTATTAATTATTGAGACTGAGTTATGGCCCAATACGCTCCACTATGTCCATAAACAACAGATCCCTATTGCGATTATCAACGCACGCTTATCGCAAAAATCTGCAGATAATTATCAAAAAATTCATTCTCTATTTCGTCAAATCACCCGCAACATTGATCATCTACTTTGCCTACATAAAGAGGATGAAGACCGCTTTTTAAGACTAGGGGTTCCACAAAATAAGTTAACAGTGACGGGCTCGATTAAATTTGATATCGATATCAGTGAAGAGGTGATGAAATCAGGACATATACTGCGTCAACAATTAGGTGCAGAACGACCAGTTTGGGTAGCAGCAAGCACCCATGAAGGCGAAGATAAGCAAGTTTTATCGGCATTCAAAACAATTTTACAGCAACACTCTCATGCGCTATTAATCTTAATCCCTCGTCATCCCGAGCGATTTAATGACGTATTCCAACTTTCAGTCGAATATGGGTTTAACACCGTTCGCCGTACAATAGAAAATAGCCCAGAACAACTTAAGCAGAGCCAAGTCTATTTGGGAGATACCATGGGTGAAATGTTAAAACTGATTGCCGCAGCAGACATTACTTTTATGGCTGGTAGTTTAATTGGTGAGAAAGTCGGTGGTCACAATATGTTAGAACCCGCAGCATTAGCGAAACCGATCATTACTGGCCCGAGCTTTTTTAACTTTAAAGATATTACTCAGCAGCTTCAAACCGCTGGCGCATTAATGGTAATCAATGATAGTCAGCAGTTAGCAACTGAAATAAGTAGCCTTTTCAAGCACCCTGAACGACAAAATAGCATGGGAGTTGCGGGATTATCTGTTGTCAACAAGAATCAAGGTGCAGTAGCAAAAACCATTACGGCAATTCAACAACTTCAAGTAACAACAAAATAA
- a CDS encoding 3-deoxy-D-manno-octulosonic acid kinase, with translation MEQQTIGNQVIWFNRDLLTEDPAVCFEPQFWQQQNRVIGSAQGRGTTWFVRGERIEMALRHYRRGGLFGRFIKDSYIFSDWQQTRPAQELALMEKLVEGGVRVPRPVAGRAIKSGLFYRADLLVEKIANGKDLVGLLQLAPLSHDIYVKIGEMVRKMHDLGVCHTDLNSHNILLDDQQQVWIIDFDKCGEKSGEGWKSDNLARLKRSFIKEQGKRNIHWSEPDWQALVDGYNLLT, from the coding sequence GTGGAGCAACAGACAATAGGAAATCAAGTGATTTGGTTCAATCGAGATTTGCTAACAGAAGATCCTGCGGTCTGTTTTGAACCTCAGTTTTGGCAACAACAAAATCGGGTAATTGGCTCGGCACAAGGTCGTGGAACAACATGGTTTGTGCGCGGAGAACGTATTGAGATGGCACTGCGTCACTATCGTCGTGGTGGACTATTCGGTCGGTTTATCAAAGACAGTTATATTTTTAGTGATTGGCAGCAGACTCGTCCAGCTCAAGAATTAGCCTTAATGGAAAAGCTGGTGGAAGGTGGTGTTCGAGTTCCTAGGCCTGTAGCGGGTCGAGCGATTAAGTCAGGTCTATTTTATCGTGCTGATTTATTGGTTGAAAAGATTGCAAATGGAAAAGACTTAGTTGGCTTATTACAGTTAGCGCCTTTATCTCATGATATTTATGTCAAAATCGGTGAAATGGTGCGTAAAATGCACGATCTTGGTGTATGCCACACCGACCTTAATAGCCATAATATTTTGTTAGATGATCAACAACAAGTTTGGATTATTGACTTTGATAAGTGTGGTGAAAAGAGCGGTGAAGGATGGAAAAGTGATAACCTTGCTCGCTTAAAACGTTCTTTTATTAAGGAGCAAGGAAAACGAAATATTCACTGGAGTGAGCCTGATTGGCAAGCACTTGTGGATGGCTATAATCTTCTTACTTGA
- the coaD gene encoding pantetheine-phosphate adenylyltransferase: MTNRVIYPGTFDPITNGHVDLIERAAKIFDSVVVGIASSPSKKPLFDLAERVTLAQQVTSHLDNVEIVGFSGLLVDFAQEYQANILIRGVRTISDFEYEFQLTNMNRRLMPELETVFLTPSEGNGFISSSIVKEIALHGGDIKQFVDPIVEQQVMARYT, from the coding sequence ATGACAAACCGTGTAATTTATCCCGGCACTTTCGATCCTATCACCAATGGTCACGTAGATTTAATTGAACGTGCAGCAAAAATCTTCGATTCTGTTGTCGTTGGCATTGCATCAAGTCCAAGTAAGAAACCTCTGTTCGATTTAGCGGAGCGAGTTACTTTAGCGCAACAAGTGACCTCTCATCTCGATAATGTTGAGATTGTCGGCTTTTCAGGTTTATTGGTCGATTTTGCTCAAGAGTATCAAGCCAATATTTTAATCCGTGGGGTTCGAACTATCTCGGACTTTGAGTATGAATTTCAGCTAACCAATATGAATCGCCGTTTAATGCCTGAGTTAGAGACGGTCTTTTTAACACCATCGGAGGGCAATGGTTTTATCTCTTCCTCTATCGTCAAAGAGATTGCACTGCATGGTGGGGATATTAAGCAGTTTGTTGATCCAATTGTCGAACAACAAGTCATGGCTCGTTATACTTGA
- a CDS encoding NAD-dependent epimerase yields the protein MKYLVTGAAGFIGSAVVDRLCAQGHQVIGIDNLNDYYEVSLKEARLERIANPLFTFFRLDLADREGMAELFAEQQFDRVIHLAAQAGVRYSIDNPLAYADSNLVGHLTILEGCRHNKVKHLVYASSSSVYGLNKKMPFDTKDSVDHPVSLYAASKKANELMAHTYSHLYDVPTTGLRFFTVYGPWGRPDMALQKFASAIVEGREIDVYNNGEMSRDFTYIDDIVEGIIRIQDVIPARDEEWTVEEGSPATSSAPYRVYNIGHGSPVKLMDYIEALESELGIEAKKNFMPMQPGDVHATYADTEALFEATGYKAQVSVKEGMKNFVAWFREYYNH from the coding sequence ATGAAGTATTTAGTAACAGGTGCAGCCGGTTTTATTGGTAGTGCTGTGGTTGATCGTCTTTGTGCTCAAGGGCATCAAGTGATCGGGATTGATAATCTGAATGATTATTATGAAGTGAGCCTAAAAGAGGCACGTTTAGAACGTATCGCCAATCCGTTATTTACTTTTTTCCGTTTAGATCTAGCGGATCGTGAAGGGATGGCTGAATTATTTGCCGAGCAGCAATTTGATCGTGTCATTCATTTAGCCGCTCAAGCTGGCGTTCGTTACTCGATTGATAATCCGTTAGCGTACGCTGACAGCAATTTAGTGGGACATTTAACCATTCTTGAAGGGTGTCGCCACAATAAAGTGAAGCACCTTGTCTATGCATCATCGAGCTCTGTGTATGGTTTAAACAAAAAGATGCCATTTGATACTAAAGACTCGGTTGATCACCCTGTTTCTCTCTATGCAGCAAGCAAAAAAGCCAACGAGTTGATGGCTCATACTTATTCTCATCTTTATGATGTACCAACAACAGGTCTGCGTTTCTTTACGGTTTATGGACCTTGGGGACGCCCAGACATGGCACTGCAAAAGTTTGCTTCAGCCATCGTAGAAGGTCGTGAAATTGATGTCTACAACAATGGCGAAATGAGCCGTGACTTTACTTATATTGATGACATTGTTGAAGGAATTATCCGTATTCAAGATGTGATCCCAGCTCGAGATGAAGAGTGGACGGTAGAAGAGGGCTCTCCTGCGACAAGCTCTGCCCCTTATCGTGTTTACAATATTGGTCATGGTAGCCCAGTGAAGTTGATGGACTATATTGAAGCGTTAGAGAGTGAATTAGGTATCGAAGCGAAGAAGAACTTCATGCCAATGCAACCGGGTGATGTTCATGCCACTTATGCCGATACTGAAGCCCTATTTGAAGCGACGGGTTATAAAGCTCAAGTGAGTGTCAAAGAAGGGATGAAGAATTTTGTCGCTTGGTTCCGTGAGTATTATAACCACTAA
- the mutM gene encoding bifunctional DNA-formamidopyrimidine glycosylase/DNA-(apurinic or apyrimidinic site) lyase has translation MPELPEVEVSRMGITPHLTSHRVTDVILRHHQLRWPIPDELQLLKGQVIRHISRRAKYLILETDIGSAIIHLGMSGSLRVVNQATPVAKHDHVDVVMDNGKVLRYNDPRRFGAWLWQDLGTEHAVLSKLGPEPLQDDFNLEYFYQKLQKKKSVIKQMIMDNSVVVGVGNIYANESLFSAKIDPRRPANQLSKAEASLLLDEIKTILAKAITQGGTTLKDFTQADGKPGYFVQQLQVYGQGGKPCPVCGEILEQVKIGQRATVFCAECQK, from the coding sequence ATGCCTGAGTTACCTGAAGTTGAAGTGAGTCGAATGGGGATTACACCGCATTTAACGTCTCATCGTGTCACGGATGTTATTTTACGTCATCATCAACTGCGCTGGCCTATTCCTGATGAGTTGCAGTTACTGAAAGGGCAGGTGATACGTCATATCTCCCGTCGTGCAAAATATTTAATCCTTGAGACAGATATTGGCAGCGCAATTATTCATTTAGGAATGTCGGGGAGTTTACGAGTGGTTAATCAAGCGACTCCCGTTGCTAAACATGATCACGTTGATGTTGTGATGGATAATGGTAAAGTCCTCCGTTATAACGACCCTCGTCGCTTTGGAGCGTGGTTATGGCAAGATTTGGGTACAGAGCACGCCGTTCTATCTAAATTAGGGCCAGAGCCGTTACAGGACGATTTTAACCTAGAATATTTTTATCAAAAATTGCAAAAAAAGAAGAGTGTCATTAAACAGATGATTATGGATAACAGCGTGGTGGTTGGGGTGGGGAATATTTACGCCAATGAGTCACTCTTTTCTGCCAAAATCGATCCAAGACGACCCGCTAATCAACTCAGCAAAGCAGAAGCGAGTTTACTTCTTGATGAGATCAAAACGATTCTAGCCAAAGCAATTACCCAAGGCGGCACAACATTAAAAGATTTTACTCAAGCTGATGGTAAGCCGGGCTACTTTGTTCAACAGTTGCAAGTGTATGGTCAAGGGGGTAAGCCGTGCCCGGTTTGTGGTGAGATCCTTGAGCAGGTCAAAATTGGTCAACGTGCGACGGTGTTTTGTGCTGAATGCCAAAAATAA
- the rpmG gene encoding 50S ribosomal protein L33 translates to MAKGIREKIKLVSSAGTGHFYTTDKNKRNMPGKMEIKKFDPVVRQHVMYKEAKIK, encoded by the coding sequence ATGGCTAAAGGTATTCGCGAAAAGATTAAACTAGTATCATCTGCTGGTACTGGACACTTCTACACTACAGATAAAAACAAGCGTAACATGCCAGGAAAAATGGAGATCAAAAAGTTTGATCCTGTTGTTCGTCAGCACGTTATGTATAAAGAAGCTAAAATCAAGTAA
- the rpmB gene encoding 50S ribosomal protein L28, which produces MSRVCQVTGKRPVVGNNRSHANNATKRRFLPNLQTHRFWVESEKRFVKLRVSAKGMRIIDKKGIEVVLTDLRTRGERV; this is translated from the coding sequence ATGTCACGAGTATGCCAAGTAACTGGCAAGCGTCCAGTAGTGGGTAATAACCGCTCTCACGCAAATAATGCCACCAAGCGTCGTTTTCTGCCGAACCTGCAAACTCATCGTTTCTGGGTAGAAAGCGAAAAACGTTTTGTAAAACTACGTGTATCTGCTAAAGGCATGCGTATTATTGATAAAAAGGGTATCGAAGTCGTTCTTACTGACTTACGTACCCGTGGTGAGCGAGTATAG
- the radC gene encoding RadC family protein: protein MKHLPQEMLPREKLLSHGASSLSDTELLALFLHTGTKEMNVLQLSDLMLKQFGSLRGLLLAEQHALCSVKGIGIAKFVQLQAIHQFIERYLAQSIDLGKFYTSSEEVKKYLISKLRDKKREVFAVLLLNNQHQIISYHQLFEGTINSATVYPREIIKLSLEKNAAAVILAHNHPSGIAEPSQADRRITKTIIDALLLVEIRVLDHFVVGEGKVVSFAERGWV, encoded by the coding sequence ATCAAACATCTGCCACAAGAGATGCTGCCGAGAGAAAAGCTACTTTCTCATGGCGCGAGTTCTCTTTCAGATACTGAATTGCTGGCACTTTTTCTTCATACCGGAACGAAAGAGATGAATGTATTACAGTTGTCAGACTTAATGTTGAAGCAATTTGGCTCTTTGCGAGGACTTTTATTGGCAGAGCAACATGCTCTATGCAGTGTTAAAGGAATTGGTATTGCCAAGTTTGTTCAGTTACAGGCGATCCATCAATTTATTGAGCGTTATTTGGCGCAGTCCATCGATTTGGGTAAATTTTATACCAGTTCGGAAGAGGTTAAAAAATATCTAATCAGTAAACTTCGAGATAAAAAAAGAGAAGTTTTTGCTGTTTTATTGCTCAATAATCAACATCAAATCATCAGTTATCATCAACTTTTTGAGGGAACAATCAACAGTGCAACCGTTTATCCGAGAGAAATAATCAAATTATCGTTAGAAAAAAATGCAGCGGCGGTCATTTTAGCGCATAATCACCCCTCGGGAATCGCAGAACCTAGTCAAGCCGATCGACGGATAACAAAAACCATTATTGATGCGTTATTGTTAGTCGAAATCCGTGTTTTAGACCATTTTGTAGTCGGAGAGGGGAAAGTTGTCTCTTTTGCTGAAAGAGGTTGGGTTTAA
- the coaBC gene encoding bifunctional phosphopantothenoylcysteine decarboxylase/phosphopantothenate--cysteine ligase CoaBC gives MQTEIIQTLSGKKVVLGISGGIAAYKCAELTRRLIERGAEVRIVMTHAAKEFITPLTMQAVSGHPVADSLLDPAAELSMGHIELAKWADIVMIAPATADIIARISAGMGNDLLSTICLATNAPIAIAPAMNQQMYLNVATQENLATLIRRKFIIWGPASGEQACGDVGPGRMLDPMTLVHHVETHFSEQSTPQTLADINVVITAGPTREAIDPVRYLSNQSSGKMGFALAEAAINAGANVTLISGPVNLVTPKNSVRIDIDSADEMYEAVHNQVGKCDIFISCAAVADFRPEQISEQKMKKTDGNDQMIIKLVKNPDIVASVANLKENRPYTVGFAAETQDVSQYAKGKLARKNLDLICANDVSLQGQGFNSESNALHLYWPQGDKPLPLTSKRELGQQLITEITSLYRGAKK, from the coding sequence ATGCAAACGGAAATCATACAAACATTATCAGGTAAAAAAGTCGTTTTAGGGATCAGCGGGGGTATCGCTGCCTATAAATGTGCTGAACTCACTCGTCGCTTAATCGAGCGTGGCGCAGAAGTCCGTATTGTTATGACACATGCAGCAAAAGAGTTTATTACGCCTCTCACTATGCAAGCAGTCTCAGGCCATCCTGTCGCAGATAGCTTACTCGATCCTGCAGCAGAGCTTTCTATGGGACATATAGAACTGGCTAAATGGGCTGATATTGTCATGATCGCTCCAGCAACGGCCGATATTATTGCGAGAATCTCAGCGGGTATGGGGAATGACCTTCTTTCAACTATCTGTTTAGCGACCAATGCCCCTATCGCCATTGCCCCTGCAATGAATCAACAGATGTATCTCAACGTTGCAACACAAGAAAATTTAGCAACTTTAATCCGTCGCAAGTTTATTATCTGGGGCCCTGCAAGTGGTGAACAAGCGTGTGGTGATGTAGGACCAGGACGCATGTTAGATCCAATGACCTTGGTGCATCATGTCGAAACCCATTTTTCAGAACAATCCACTCCTCAAACGCTAGCTGATATAAATGTCGTCATCACTGCAGGACCAACTCGTGAAGCTATCGACCCTGTCCGTTACTTATCTAACCAAAGTTCAGGGAAAATGGGCTTTGCTTTAGCGGAAGCGGCAATCAACGCAGGTGCGAATGTCACCTTAATTAGCGGCCCAGTTAACCTAGTGACACCCAAAAACAGTGTGAGAATTGACATCGATAGTGCAGACGAAATGTACGAGGCTGTCCACAATCAAGTAGGGAAATGTGACATTTTCATCTCTTGTGCCGCTGTTGCTGATTTCCGCCCAGAACAGATTTCAGAACAAAAAATGAAGAAAACTGACGGCAATGATCAGATGATAATTAAGCTAGTAAAAAACCCTGACATCGTTGCAAGCGTTGCTAATTTAAAGGAAAATCGTCCTTATACCGTTGGGTTTGCCGCAGAAACTCAAGATGTTAGTCAGTATGCCAAAGGTAAACTGGCACGTAAAAATCTTGACTTAATTTGTGCCAACGACGTCTCATTACAAGGGCAAGGGTTCAATAGCGAATCTAACGCATTACATCTATACTGGCCGCAAGGGGATAAACCATTGCCTCTTACATCAAAGAGAGAGCTCGGCCAGCAACTTATTACTGAGATTACCTCTCTCTATCGTGGAGCTAAAAAATGA